DNA sequence from the Centroberyx gerrardi isolate f3 chromosome 2, fCenGer3.hap1.cur.20231027, whole genome shotgun sequence genome:
GGACAGAAACTTAATAATTGctaaaaaaaccccaataaTTGCTTCATAATGGCAGGTTCGGTGATGGTATCAAAACTGTGGGGTATGTGGATGAAAACAGCAGAGGCCATTGTATCTCCCCGCTGTTGTATGAAACAGGATTGGTTCCTTTCCAAATCTCCTCAGATAATGGAACAACATTCAATAGAAATGGAGCATGGCTATCAGGTACAATAACAATTACTTAGTGGTGATCTCAAAACCcttttttcaaattcagtaaccctaacccatattgacatacagtatattttattcaaatgtGTTGTAACAGTACATACGGGCAAGTTAGATCCTCAATTCAAGGCAACTTTGATAAACTCAACAAAATGGCAGTACTATGGTACACCTAATGTTGGAGGTGCTCTTCACATGACCTGGAATTCCTCTTTGGTCAGAGCGGAGAGGGTCAACATAGAGCTCTGGGGTTACAGGGAGACAGGTGAGTGCCACTGAAGTGAACCAAAACAGTAACTATGACTAATACACTCTTTCAAGTGGGAGATACATTGAATTCTGTGGAATGATTCTCTGTAGGAGAGCCCTACTCTGAATACTGGCAGGGCAAATGGATGTACCTGTACTCTCTTGCGAGGGATCTGCCAAACAACGGTACCTTTAGCTTTTTGCCCAAACCAGCAGTAAATGGCTTTTCAAATTGGGAGGTTGGCTGTGTACGTATCAACCCCAGCACCTACCCTGATGGCATGTGGTATGTACAAACACTTCCTTGAAAAGAATTAGGATGATTATTCTAGCTATGGTCTCACACAGATGCAAAATCTCTGGAGATCATTATGTATTAATAGTGACAAACAATCTAAGTCAGTTTGTTACTGACAGTCTAAGTGATGTGAATTatagcgagggggggggggaatacgAAAACATAAGCTTATTCAGTCATTTAGGAGATGATGTCAACATGCATAATTAATGAAGATAATAAAGAGTTAACAGCTGTATTTGTAACGTGATTGACTTAGGAATGTACATGCCATGTGGACTGAGGACCATGCACTAGCCTGGCATCTGGAGGAGAAGTTCAGGCAGGACTCAGCAGCTTGGGCACTGGATAAGTGCTTAGCATGGGACCAGCTGGAGAATCAGCTGCCCAACTTCCTCAGTGAGATCATAGACTGCCCATGCACTCTGGCTCAAGCGAGAGCAGATACCGGGAGGTTTCATGTAAGTGTGCAGAGTAACAAATTAAGATTTAGCTGCAACAGCCCCACCTTTTCCCACAGtacagccgagggcatcacaagccAAAATCAGGTcaggctgtcagtcagtcattcagtcagtcaagtaacgcttagtgagatgttcctttgtgagatggcctctagaagGTGTCTTTGACTAAGAaatggcctctcgcctatgggctaaatgccactaCACTGCAACTAAATACGGTTGTCACTCCTCATTGGAGTGCTTAATCCTTGCTAAGCCccacccaaatctttggtgaagcctgacacctaatggtgaaaagtagggtactgaactgcccatctgctattggctggtctttgtgccaggtgatgtcaccaccagctgtatagagggtgacatcacctggcacaaaggccagccaatagcagatgggcatttcagtaccctacttttcaccattagatgtcaggcttcaccaaagatttgggtttggggtttagttactctttaaggagAGAACCGCATTCTACAACCAAACTCACTAACTGAAAATTCAGGTACTGACTATTGAATTTGACAGCAGATTCGGTTAGTCTGAGTAGTGTGTACCAGAACCGGACTGGACAACTGGTTGTTACGTGACGTAAGGCGCAACACTCGTTATGTTACATAACATTATCAttgttattttgaaagagacggaggtaagtgttgtgagacattctcaaattttctatccagtctgtttcatTAGAGGAGCAGagattttattgcacttgataAGAAAAGGTAATTgctttatatttttatgaagGCTGGAAATTGCCTTTTGCCTTTTAAGCATAATTACTGCTAACCAGTGCAAGGTCTAGGGCAGGTGAGGCACATGCTAGTCTACAGTAATTActttgcatgcacacatttcCTGAAGCACCAACATGCTTGTGCCCAACCTTTCCAGCATAGATATTATGTTTTATTCTGCAAAATTACAGCTAGTGCTGAACATATACAATGTACAAATCATAGATTATATGTATTTGCTGATATAAGGGGACTGTTAAGACCTTTGACTGAGAAACACAATGACAAACTGAATGataaaattaaatgttaagTTTCCATGTTATGCAGGAAATAGGTCGGTGTATTGATAATGATTGCTTACTGACGGCCTTCAAATTCTGGGTGGGAAAGCTCAAACACTGGGTGGCCACTGGCTGCCTTAGTCAAAGCATACCTATGCCTGTGAACTGTGGTTGATAAATGAACACACTGAAGTGCACATTTTCCTTTTTGAGTACTGATGCTGTGCCTTTCTCCTCAGACTGACTATGGCTGTGATATAGAGAAAGGGAGTGTGTGCACCTACCACCCTGGAAGTGTTCACTGTGTGAGGGCTATACATGCTAGGTGAGTCCTTGACCCAGACAACTTTTGTAACTTGTTTTCAGGGTTGGGTCACAGAATTCCTGTAACAGCATTACATATtgtaaatacaaaaacatttaacTGTATTCCTTGACTTTAcctgaaaaaataattgattttgattacagatacttgtgaaaaatgtacttctgggaatacttttaaagtgaaagtaaGAAACTGAGAAGGCCATTTAAATAGTGGCAGGTCTTCAACGTCTttataaaatgtggcacagacaggatgcaaacctgaaataaatTTCCAAAATTTCTATCACTTTTAGGCATACCAGGTATTGTGGACCTGCCAAAAAAATGGTATCCTGTCTCTAATAATAGCCTCTAATATTTACCTCTGttgttgaggtaaataaagggccCGACCATTATTGTAAATTTTACGACACCTTTATGCATCAAACATGGCAAAGACATTACTGAGTTTGGGTAATCCCTTGGATTACGTTATTGATCACAATTTTGATGAGATAACTACTAACtgtaatgaaatgcatttttaaaagaaCCTACCCAACCCTGCTTGTTATGCACAATATACTGATATGTGCAACTAACACAACATGGCCTCTTCACACTGAAGGGTTAATATACACCAATAGTGCATTGGCCCTAGTAAATCCTGTTCAGAAAGAGCTGTTCCAGCAAATATATGGGCACCCAGGCCAGTACAGTGTAGTTTAGCTAAAGCAGAGTTCAATGTTCTAAGTGACAATGCATTAACAATTTATTGACAGCCCTAAGTATGGGGCAGGGCAACAGTGCTGCTATGACAGCACAGGCACCCAGGTCCTGACAGAAGACTCTATTGGGGGGAGCACCCCAGACCGAGCACACGATTGGGGCTCGCCTCCCTTCAAGAAGCCCCCCAGAGTTCCTGGAGATTCCCACTGGGTCTATGACGTTCTCagcttctactactgctgcctTTGGTCTGACAACTGTGACAACTACTTCAAACACCGGCCCTCCAGCGACTGCAGGAGTTACCAGTCACCCAAACCAGGTGAGTGGATCATCCTTACCCAGAGTATGTGTTTTATAAGATTAGTGCTTCAGATATCATCAATACACAGATACATTTTTTCAACAATTGGATGTGTAATTCCAGGTGTGGTGTTTGGAGATCCCCACTTCATAACTTTTGATGATGTCAGCTACTCCTTCAATGGCAAGGGGGAATACTCTTTGGTGATTTCAGACGACAAGCAGCTGACAATCCAAGGCAGAACAGAGCCTGTGAATGGTAAGGTATTGAAGTTGTGGAGCCTTGAAGGCTGACTGTTGACCGactaaatacataaataaataactaatcATCATCGTCTGATTTTTCTTATCATTGTAATTGATAGGAACCCTGATAAAAGCAACCAAGTTGTCAGCTGTTGCCATGAGAGAAGCGTCCTCCGATATTATCGAGGTGCGGCTTGACAGCAGTCAGAACCGCCTTGAGGTGTTGCGGAATCAGAAATCCCTCTCATTTACTGAGCAAAGCTGGATGGACATGAAAGGTGAGATCCTCACTCATCTTACTGCATATAATGAAGTACTCACTGTAGAGACCTGGAGCAATATTTTTTTAGTACTCACAATAAAATTTTGTAAATATTTGACTATGAAGTATGAAGTACATTTCCAATCCTTATAGTTGTAACACGTGGCTTTATCCTGGTAATCAACCTTTGGATTGGTGACTCATCACAAATCAAGTAATACAGTGTAAACATAAACATTGAACAGATTGTAGGATAAATTCAAACTTACCACTATCACTGACTCTAGCTAGCcaccaaaaaaaatgtcattcgAACTCCAAGAAAATGTCTAGGGATATTAGAATTAGACTTATTCAATTTAAAATACTTAATGGGTTCTATTGGACTCCATCAAGGTTGCATAGACTAGGGCTGAAAGACACAGCAGACTACTGGAggtgtcagaggtcagagggtaCTCTTTTACATGCGTTATGGTCATGCTCTGTTCTCCAAGATTTTTGGCACCAAGTTCACGAGAAAATCTGTGACATTATGAACGCTGATTTTACCTTTAGCCCTAGACTTTATGTGTTGGGGGGCCCTCTGCTGCTCGCCCATTGTAGGGGTCATGTTGCAGATTGGATCCAGACTAGCATCATGGTGGGGAGGCAAATCATAATGAGAGGGTGGAAGACAACAAGGGGACCTTCCATGCAGGAATGGCTTACTGAACTGGGAAAGGTTGCGGCGTATGAGCATTTGTCTTATAGGATGCATAATAGATCAGAGGTTTATGCATTGAAATGGGGGACATACCTAGCTTATATCAATAGCTGAGAGAGACCTGTGTGGATAGTGTGGCACAGCAACCTGTTACAAGAGCAGAATCTGGATGGATTGAGAGCTACATGTAGGTTTCTGAAATGTGCAAATGCAAGTATGTATACTTATAGTTTtggctgttgttattgttatattatgtttttttttggttttttttcttctttcttttcttgttgTACTTCTGTATCTTGCTGTTATGGGAGTATATGTCTGTTGTACTTTTGTattgaaaggtttaataaactataaatcataaaaaaaaaaaaaaaaatgtcattcacaaaccagaaatgtaGAAGCGATTTTTGACAGTGATTTGACTTTCAATGAACAAAAGAGAGTAGTGTAGTCTTGTATCCTaaaaaaaggcaattttatCCTCCACAGACTTAGAGAAGGTCATACGGCTTTAATATTATCTTGTTTACACTACTGCAACTTCCTCTCTTCCTAAGTCAAAAGTCACTCTCACATCTCCAGAAAGATTTAATAACTGCTGCAGACTTTTATgaacttattttttttatgaacataTCCCTCCAAGGCTAAACCTCTAACCAAACCTCTTTTCTAGACGTGTTTGTGTTTTCCCCAACCCCTAACAATGTGACCGTGATGTTCCCCACTGGATCTGGAGTGGAAGTGCGACTAAGAGAGGGAACCATGACAACCACTGTGCTCCTGCCAGACGGGTTCAAAGATTCCACTCTTGGGCTGTtaggaaaaatgaatggtgatgcCAAAGATGACCTTGTTGCCAGTGATGGTCAACTCGTATTGAACCAAAGCAATCCAGAGGAGTTGTTCGCATTTGGGCGAAGCTGTAAGAAATTATTCAATTAGACACCACAGATTATGTTTTGTTCTTCAAGATTCATGTGGTGTTTTTTCTGCTGTGAACCTACTCTTTCAtatatgtatgtctgtatgttaaTTGG
Encoded proteins:
- the LOC139920357 gene encoding sushi domain-containing protein 2-like — encoded protein: MERHTFPVVVFLLLVSGICRTSGQTCEGNCGAKFESCSCHPTCISLKNCCTDYNEYCVEIFPYSGSIFGGTDFVVLDATFNQSSHIVCRFGDGIKTVGYVDENSRGHCISPLLYETGLVPFQISSDNGTTFNRNGAWLSVHTGKLDPQFKATLINSTKWQYYGTPNVGGALHMTWNSSLVRAERVNIELWGYRETGEPYSEYWQGKWMYLYSLARDLPNNGTFSFLPKPAVNGFSNWEVGCVRINPSTYPDGMWNVHAMWTEDHALAWHLEEKFRQDSAAWALDKCLAWDQLENQLPNFLSEIIDCPCTLAQARADTGRFHTDYGCDIEKGSVCTYHPGSVHCVRAIHASPKYGAGQQCCYDSTGTQVLTEDSIGGSTPDRAHDWGSPPFKKPPRVPGDSHWVYDVLSFYYCCLWSDNCDNYFKHRPSSDCRSYQSPKPGVVFGDPHFITFDDVSYSFNGKGEYSLVISDDKQLTIQGRTEPVNGTLIKATKLSAVAMREASSDIIEVRLDSSQNRLEVLRNQKSLSFTEQSWMDMKDVFVFSPTPNNVTVMFPTGSGVEVRLREGTMTTTVLLPDGFKDSTLGLLGKMNGDAKDDLVASDGQLVLNQSNPEELFAFGRSWAISNESSLFTYDSKYLLDTYLYAPRHDDSFVPVFSVPDNSDDPLANQASEICTGEGSLYCRYDILVGRSLRLGNATRVSFQNHILLVEHLEPVISCGWLSPPKNGKKEGTTYLQGAMVRLSCNDGYTLEGSEKRICQENGQWSGEPTNCVAANNLTGIVAGSVIGGLALITITAAIILQSRKQKRYVMQ